Proteins encoded together in one Variovorax paradoxus EPS window:
- a CDS encoding S41 family peptidase, protein MGQKLKITGWVAAGAVAGVLTTVSLQTVARGSLAPLPLEELQQLAAVFGMVKSDYVEPVDEKKLISDAISGMVAGLDPHSQYFDKKSFKEFREGTTGRFVGVGIEISQEDGLIKVVSPIEGSPAFRAGLKPNDLITKIDDTAVRGLSLNEAVKRMRGEANTKVLLTIFRKDESRTFPVTITREEIRTQSVRGKIMEPGYGWIRLSQFQERTVDDFVKKVEDLYKEEPNLKGLVLDLRNDPGGLLDAAVAVSSAFLPENVTVVTTDGQLAESKSVYKAAPEFYQRRSGSDPLRNLPAALKNVPLVVLVNEGSASASEIVAGALQDHKRAIVMGSQTFGKGSVQTVRPLGPDTGLKITTARYYTPSGTSIQAKGIVPNVLVDESAEGSPFAALRMREADLEKHLASGQGPETKDPEREKARDEARKRLEEEAKKPPQDRKTPEFGTDKDFPLVQALNRLKGQPVLVSKTQVIVENKDEKKEN, encoded by the coding sequence ATGGGCCAGAAACTGAAGATCACCGGCTGGGTCGCCGCCGGCGCCGTAGCTGGCGTCCTGACCACCGTCTCCCTGCAGACGGTCGCACGCGGATCGCTTGCGCCGCTCCCGCTCGAGGAATTGCAGCAGCTCGCCGCCGTGTTCGGCATGGTCAAGAGTGACTATGTCGAGCCGGTCGACGAAAAGAAGCTCATTTCCGACGCCATTTCCGGCATGGTTGCCGGGCTCGATCCGCATTCCCAGTACTTCGACAAGAAGTCCTTCAAGGAATTCAGGGAAGGCACGACCGGCCGCTTCGTCGGCGTCGGCATCGAGATCTCCCAGGAAGACGGGCTCATCAAGGTGGTCTCGCCCATCGAAGGCTCGCCGGCCTTCCGTGCGGGCTTGAAGCCCAACGACCTGATCACCAAGATCGACGACACCGCCGTGCGCGGCCTCTCGCTCAACGAAGCGGTCAAGCGCATGCGCGGCGAGGCCAACACCAAGGTGCTGCTCACCATCTTCCGCAAGGACGAAAGCCGCACCTTCCCGGTCACGATCACGCGCGAAGAAATCCGTACCCAGTCGGTACGCGGCAAGATCATGGAACCCGGCTACGGCTGGATCCGCCTGTCGCAGTTCCAGGAACGCACCGTCGACGACTTCGTGAAGAAGGTCGAAGACCTGTACAAGGAAGAGCCGAACCTCAAGGGCCTGGTGCTCGACCTGCGCAACGACCCGGGCGGCCTGCTCGACGCGGCGGTGGCGGTGTCTTCGGCCTTCCTGCCCGAGAACGTGACGGTGGTGACCACCGACGGCCAGCTGGCCGAGAGCAAGTCGGTCTACAAGGCGGCGCCCGAGTTCTACCAGCGCCGCTCCGGCAGCGACCCGCTGCGCAACCTGCCCGCCGCCCTGAAGAACGTGCCGCTGGTGGTGCTGGTCAACGAAGGCTCGGCCTCCGCGAGCGAAATCGTGGCCGGTGCCCTGCAGGACCACAAGCGTGCGATCGTCATGGGCAGCCAGACCTTCGGCAAGGGCTCGGTGCAGACCGTGCGCCCGCTCGGTCCGGACACCGGTCTCAAGATCACCACGGCGCGCTACTACACGCCGAGCGGCACCTCGATCCAGGCCAAGGGCATCGTGCCCAACGTGCTGGTCGACGAAAGCGCCGAAGGCAGCCCGTTCGCGGCCCTTCGCATGCGCGAGGCCGATCTCGAGAAGCACCTGGCCAGCGGCCAGGGCCCCGAGACCAAGGACCCGGAACGCGAAAAGGCCCGCGACGAAGCCCGCAAGCGCCTCGAGGAAGAAGCCAAGAAGCCGCCGCAGGACCGCAAGACGCCCGAGTTCGGCACCGACAAGGACTTCCCGCTGGTGCAGGCGCTCAACCGCCTCAAGGGCCAGCCTGTGCTCGTGAGCAAGACACAGGTCATCGTGGAAAACAAGGACGAGAAGAAGGAAAACTGA
- a CDS encoding HesA/MoeB/ThiF family protein, with product MDDHDLLRYSRHILLEEFGIDGQARVSAGRALVIGAGGLGSPVALYLAAAGVGHITLVDDDEVDLTNLQRQVAHTNARVGSPKVESAAQAMRDINPDIAIETHALRADEALLSRLVAAADVVVDCCDNFATRHAVNRACVTHGKPLVAGAAIRFDGQLSVYDTRDAASPCYACLFPPDAAFEETRCAVLGVFGPVVGTIGTLQASEALKMLAGIGPSLAGKLLMFDGRSTSFDTLRVARDPHCSVCAQRAAAPFL from the coding sequence ATGGACGATCACGACCTGCTGCGCTATTCGCGGCACATTCTTCTGGAAGAGTTCGGCATCGACGGCCAAGCGCGCGTCAGTGCCGGCCGCGCATTGGTCATCGGTGCGGGCGGATTGGGTTCTCCGGTAGCGCTCTACCTGGCGGCAGCCGGCGTCGGCCACATCACGCTGGTGGACGACGACGAAGTCGACCTCACCAACCTCCAGCGCCAGGTCGCACACACCAACGCCCGCGTGGGCAGCCCCAAGGTCGAGTCCGCCGCACAGGCGATGCGCGACATCAACCCCGACATCGCCATCGAAACGCATGCGTTGCGCGCCGATGAGGCCCTGCTGTCACGCCTCGTTGCGGCAGCCGATGTGGTGGTCGATTGCTGCGACAACTTCGCGACCCGCCATGCCGTCAACCGCGCCTGCGTGACGCACGGCAAGCCCTTGGTGGCGGGCGCTGCCATCCGCTTCGACGGCCAGTTGAGCGTGTACGACACGCGCGATGCGGCCTCCCCCTGCTACGCCTGCCTCTTCCCGCCCGATGCGGCCTTCGAGGAAACGCGTTGCGCGGTACTGGGTGTGTTCGGTCCCGTCGTCGGGACCATCGGCACGCTGCAGGCCAGCGAAGCCTTGAAGATGCTCGCGGGCATCGGCCCATCGCTCGCGGGCAAGCTGTTGATGTTCGACGGGCGCAGCACCAGCTTCGACACCCTGCGCGTCGCGCGCGATCCGCACTGCAGCGTCTGCGCGCAGCGCGCCGCCGCCCCGTTCCTTTAA
- a CDS encoding AsmA family protein, which produces MATNILRTRPLWQKLLASLVLLFVALLLVLVFFPWDVLREPVNRYVSEKTGRKFEITRRLDVDLGWRAATVKFDGIEFANPSWARDPYLVKADRAEFDIRIWPLVTSKIVIPRLALFSPTLGLQMEQDGRRTWAFGKDTSDGGTVPSIGLMQIDSGAIDFLAKHLGVDLHADVKYDTSLGAMPLSYRIKGRYKGQPLTADGRTGNVLQINAAGAPPFPLEINAAAGQTKLKASGTVAELASLDGVDAKFQLKGQTLGALFPLLGIALPQTSPYALSGDLSKRGTLWQVAGLKGKLGLSDIAGDMRFDQATQVPYLAGDLRSKVMDMDDLGPLIGLPPTARSAGAVEGVAPPPSITQVRRPAGAKVLPTAPLDFERLRAMNADVKYTADRIQNVREIPLDRGSVQVKLKDGVLTLDPLDLGVGGGKLAGAIRIDAAKNPADIRASLDLRGMQLARLFPKLETTGNSVGRIDGRLNLSGSGNSVATWLGGSSGDVAVLAGRGQFGNLLPVFATLVGGDIIKFLLRGDRNVELRCAAVAFDVNKGLMTGRTLVVDTTNALFTATGQASLANETLNFEVHPEPKSKNILSLRTPLVVRGTFGDPSGGVAVGPLAGRGLAALALGAVNPLLALAATIETGPGQDADCKDVVAGANKPTAGAAAQGAARAKGAKQP; this is translated from the coding sequence ATGGCTACGAACATCCTTCGCACTCGCCCGCTGTGGCAAAAACTGCTGGCTTCGCTCGTGCTGCTGTTCGTCGCCTTGCTGCTTGTCCTCGTGTTCTTTCCGTGGGACGTGCTGCGTGAGCCGGTCAACCGCTACGTGAGCGAGAAGACCGGGCGCAAGTTCGAGATCACCCGGCGGCTCGACGTCGATCTCGGCTGGCGCGCCGCCACGGTGAAATTCGACGGCATCGAATTCGCCAACCCTTCGTGGGCGCGCGACCCCTATCTCGTGAAAGCGGACCGCGCCGAGTTCGACATCCGGATCTGGCCGCTGGTCACCAGCAAGATCGTCATTCCGCGCCTCGCGCTCTTCTCGCCCACGCTCGGGCTGCAGATGGAGCAGGACGGGCGCCGCACCTGGGCGTTCGGCAAGGACACCTCCGACGGGGGCACGGTGCCGAGCATCGGCCTCATGCAGATCGACAGCGGGGCCATCGATTTCCTCGCCAAGCACCTGGGCGTCGACCTGCACGCCGACGTCAAATACGACACGAGCCTGGGGGCGATGCCTCTCAGCTACCGCATCAAGGGCCGTTACAAGGGCCAGCCGCTGACGGCCGACGGCCGCACCGGCAACGTGCTGCAGATCAACGCGGCCGGCGCGCCGCCGTTTCCGCTCGAGATCAACGCGGCGGCGGGCCAGACCAAGCTCAAGGCGTCCGGCACCGTGGCCGAACTGGCGAGCCTCGACGGCGTCGACGCCAAGTTCCAGCTCAAGGGCCAGACGTTGGGCGCGCTGTTCCCGTTGCTGGGCATCGCGCTGCCGCAAACCTCGCCCTACGCGCTGAGCGGCGACCTGAGCAAGCGCGGCACGCTCTGGCAGGTGGCCGGGCTCAAGGGCAAGCTGGGCCTGTCCGACATCGCCGGCGACATGCGCTTCGACCAGGCCACCCAGGTGCCCTACCTCGCTGGCGACCTGCGCTCGAAGGTGATGGACATGGACGACCTCGGCCCGCTCATCGGCCTGCCGCCCACCGCGCGATCGGCCGGCGCGGTCGAAGGCGTGGCGCCGCCGCCGAGCATCACGCAGGTCAGGCGTCCGGCCGGCGCCAAGGTGCTGCCGACGGCACCACTGGATTTCGAACGCCTGCGCGCGATGAACGCCGACGTCAAATACACGGCCGACCGCATCCAGAACGTGCGCGAGATTCCCCTCGACCGCGGCAGCGTGCAGGTGAAGCTCAAAGACGGCGTGCTGACGCTCGATCCGCTCGACCTGGGCGTGGGCGGCGGCAAGCTGGCCGGCGCGATCCGCATCGACGCGGCGAAGAACCCGGCGGACATCCGCGCCTCGCTCGACCTGCGCGGCATGCAGCTCGCGCGCCTGTTCCCCAAACTGGAGACGACGGGCAACAGCGTCGGGCGGATCGACGGACGACTCAACCTTTCGGGCTCCGGCAACTCGGTGGCCACGTGGCTCGGCGGCTCGTCGGGCGATGTGGCGGTGCTGGCGGGGCGCGGCCAGTTCGGCAACCTGCTGCCGGTGTTCGCAACGCTGGTGGGCGGGGACATCATCAAGTTCCTGCTGCGTGGCGACCGCAATGTCGAGCTGCGATGCGCGGCCGTGGCGTTCGACGTGAACAAGGGGCTGATGACGGGCCGCACGCTCGTGGTGGACACGACCAATGCCTTGTTCACCGCCACCGGGCAGGCCAGCCTCGCGAACGAGACGCTGAACTTCGAGGTGCACCCGGAGCCCAAGTCGAAGAACATCCTTTCGCTGCGCACGCCGCTGGTGGTCCGCGGCACGTTCGGCGATCCCTCGGGTGGCGTCGCGGTGGGGCCGCTGGCCGGACGCGGGCTGGCCGCGCTCGCGCTGGGCGCCGTCAATCCGCTGCTGGCGCTGGCCGCGACCATCGAGACCGGGCCGGGCCAGGATGCCGATTGCAAGGATGTGGTGGCGGGCGCCAACAAGCCCACCGCTGGTGCCGCGGCTCAGGGTGCAGCCCGGGCCAAGGGCGCAAAGCAGCCTTGA
- a CDS encoding response regulator: MDSRLQTYVVEDNLTIRENLIGTLEELTCTTVVGFAETEDRARAWLLGAGNEWDLAIVDLFLKQGSGLGVLQACQSRKPTQKVVVLSNYATPDIRRRCAEFGVDAVFDKSNEIDALVDFCIEQAKALRASP; the protein is encoded by the coding sequence ATGGACTCCAGATTGCAGACATACGTCGTCGAAGACAACCTCACGATCCGTGAAAACCTCATTGGCACTCTGGAAGAACTCACCTGCACCACGGTCGTCGGATTCGCCGAGACCGAAGATCGCGCGCGTGCCTGGCTGCTCGGCGCCGGCAACGAGTGGGACCTTGCCATCGTCGATCTTTTCCTCAAGCAGGGAAGCGGGCTGGGGGTTCTGCAGGCCTGCCAGTCACGCAAGCCGACCCAGAAGGTGGTCGTGCTCAGCAATTACGCGACACCCGACATCCGGCGGCGCTGCGCCGAATTCGGTGTGGACGCGGTGTTCGACAAATCGAATGAAATCGACGCGCTGGTCGATTTCTGCATCGAGCAGGCGAAGGCGTTGCGCGCTTCGCCTTGA
- a CDS encoding response regulator transcription factor, whose protein sequence is MIKIGIVDDHAIVRSGLRQFFSEHVDLRVAGEAASGREAIELVRTTELDVLVMDLSMPGQSGIDALAMIRAKAPDVGILILSGYPEEHYAMNLIRQGASGYLNKECDPIEIVNAIRTISLGRRYITPAVAELLARQLDRKDDAAPHEQLSEREFQVFLKLAKGETAGDIAKTLSLSVKTVSTYRTRLMEKMNLSSNSDLTYYALKNKLID, encoded by the coding sequence ATGATCAAAATTGGAATTGTGGACGACCACGCCATCGTGCGGTCTGGACTCCGGCAGTTCTTCTCCGAGCACGTGGACCTGCGCGTGGCGGGCGAAGCGGCCAGCGGGCGCGAAGCCATCGAACTCGTACGCACCACCGAACTCGACGTGCTGGTGATGGACCTCTCCATGCCCGGGCAGAGCGGCATCGACGCCCTCGCCATGATCCGCGCCAAGGCGCCGGATGTCGGCATCCTGATCCTGAGCGGCTACCCCGAAGAGCATTACGCGATGAACCTGATCCGTCAGGGCGCGAGCGGCTACCTGAACAAGGAATGCGATCCGATCGAGATCGTGAACGCCATCCGCACCATCTCGCTGGGCCGCCGCTACATCACGCCCGCCGTGGCCGAACTGCTCGCGCGCCAGCTCGACCGCAAGGACGACGCCGCGCCGCACGAACAGCTCTCGGAGCGCGAGTTCCAGGTGTTCCTGAAGCTGGCCAAGGGCGAGACCGCAGGCGACATCGCCAAGACGCTGTCGCTGTCGGTGAAGACGGTGAGCACCTACCGCACGCGCTTGATGGAGAAGATGAATCTCTCCTCCAACAGCGACCTCACGTACTACGCGCTGAAGAACAAGCTCATCGACTGA
- a CDS encoding CHASE3 domain-containing protein: MALSLLLAALAALALVGINEAGFRQSTRALADIDEAQKGRSVVNQILQNMLDAETGQRGYLLTGEASYRQPYDTAIKEVDGNLATLRQLYAERPAETAQIAELSKHVLRKVAEMDMSVRLRQDGKEDAWKFVITTDVGREEMEAIRATALQLVKVSNKTLHDGQTQVLRSLQLARIGTAVVALAALIAFFLYLRQTHALRSIGERQQEALQRERNALEDEVRERTASLAELATHLQDVRETERGYLARELHDELGSLLTAAKLDVARLKSRLAESPDATTRLQHLTELLNSGIALKRRIIEDLRPSSLSNLGLVASLEILGREFAERSGLQVEMALEPVTLDESRQLTIYRMVQESLTNIGKYAEAGEATIVMKNYENHVIVEVSDNGKGFDTQRMRPSTHGLAGMRHRVEAARGKLTISSTPGRGTRLSAMLPVVKPA; encoded by the coding sequence ATGGCCTTGAGCCTGCTGCTCGCGGCGCTGGCCGCGCTGGCCCTCGTCGGTATCAACGAGGCCGGATTTCGCCAGTCCACCCGCGCCCTGGCGGACATCGACGAGGCGCAGAAGGGGCGCAGCGTGGTCAACCAGATCCTGCAGAACATGCTGGACGCCGAAACCGGCCAGCGGGGCTATCTGCTGACCGGCGAAGCCAGCTACCGGCAGCCCTACGACACGGCGATCAAGGAGGTCGACGGCAATCTCGCGACCCTGCGGCAGCTGTACGCCGAACGGCCGGCCGAAACGGCCCAGATCGCCGAACTCTCGAAGCACGTGCTGCGCAAGGTCGCCGAAATGGACATGAGCGTGCGGCTGCGCCAGGACGGCAAGGAAGACGCCTGGAAATTCGTCATCACGACCGATGTGGGGCGGGAGGAAATGGAGGCCATCCGCGCCACCGCGCTCCAGCTGGTCAAGGTGAGCAACAAGACCCTGCACGACGGCCAGACGCAAGTGCTGCGGTCGCTGCAGCTCGCGCGCATCGGCACGGCCGTGGTGGCGCTCGCGGCGCTGATCGCCTTCTTTCTCTACCTTCGGCAGACGCACGCCCTGCGCTCCATCGGCGAGCGCCAGCAGGAAGCCCTGCAGCGCGAGCGCAACGCGCTCGAAGACGAGGTGCGCGAGCGCACCGCCTCGCTGGCCGAGCTGGCCACCCACCTGCAGGACGTGCGGGAAACCGAGCGCGGGTATCTCGCGCGCGAGCTGCACGACGAGCTCGGCTCGCTGCTCACCGCCGCCAAGCTGGACGTCGCGCGGCTCAAGTCGCGCCTGGCGGAGTCGCCCGACGCCACCACGCGCCTGCAGCATCTGACCGAACTGCTCAACAGCGGCATCGCGCTCAAGCGGCGGATCATCGAAGACCTGCGACCCTCGTCGCTGTCGAACCTCGGGCTGGTCGCGTCGCTGGAGATCCTGGGGCGCGAGTTCGCAGAGCGCTCGGGGCTGCAGGTCGAGATGGCGCTGGAGCCGGTGACGCTGGACGAATCGCGCCAGCTCACGATCTACCGCATGGTGCAGGAGAGCCTGACCAACATCGGCAAGTACGCCGAGGCCGGCGAAGCGACGATCGTGATGAAGAACTACGAGAACCACGTGATCGTGGAGGTCTCGGACAACGGCAAGGGCTTCGACACGCAGCGCATGCGCCCGTCCACGCACGGGCTGGCGGGCATGCGCCACCGGGTGGAAGCGGCGCGCGGCAAGCTCACGATTTCGTCGACGCCCGGCCGGGGCACGCGCCTGAGCGCGATGCTACCCGTGGTCAAGCCGGCCTGA
- a CDS encoding DUF1328 domain-containing protein, with the protein MLHYAVVFLVIALIAALFGFGGIAASAVGIAKILFVIFAVLAIASFLAGLLRRK; encoded by the coding sequence ATGTTGCATTACGCCGTGGTGTTTCTGGTCATCGCACTCATTGCCGCATTGTTCGGCTTTGGTGGGATTGCAGCCAGTGCAGTCGGGATCGCCAAGATTCTTTTCGTGATCTTCGCCGTGCTCGCCATCGCGAGCTTCCTGGCTGGCTTGCTACGACGCAAGTAG
- a CDS encoding phage holin family protein, whose amino-acid sequence MLHPIFSTVLGHPDLVAEHLANYAALVRQESAEAGRGLVARIVAGVLAAASVMLALGLIGVAVLLGVLHGSFHWVLVAVPAVAVVIAAVCGWYATRPSQSYGFDDLRAQLEADLQALRTAGADHGR is encoded by the coding sequence ATGCTTCATCCGATTTTCTCCACGGTGCTCGGGCATCCGGACCTCGTTGCTGAACACCTCGCCAATTACGCCGCCCTCGTCCGCCAAGAGTCTGCTGAGGCCGGGCGCGGCCTCGTCGCCCGCATCGTCGCGGGCGTGCTGGCAGCAGCCAGCGTCATGCTGGCCCTCGGTCTGATCGGCGTGGCCGTTCTGCTGGGCGTGCTGCATGGCAGCTTTCACTGGGTGCTGGTGGCCGTGCCGGCGGTGGCCGTGGTGATCGCGGCTGTCTGCGGCTGGTATGCAACGCGCCCCAGCCAAAGCTACGGTTTCGACGACCTTCGCGCGCAACTGGAGGCCGACCTCCAGGCCTTGCGCACTGCTGGAGCCGACCATGGCCGCTAA
- a CDS encoding ferritin-like domain-containing protein, translating into MNANASSQKTTEPHKHLELDQSALDAASRSLDEGAVTPSYGPWRDDVVKLLNDALATELVCVLRYKRHYFTANGVESPAIAEEFLVHANEESAHADRIAERIVQLGGEPDFAPTHLLERSHAGYDESTDLQAMVRANLVAERIAVEAYRQMIVLIGDKDPTTRRMLEDILSDEEEHADELKDWLGH; encoded by the coding sequence ATGAATGCCAATGCTTCCTCCCAGAAGACAACCGAGCCGCACAAGCACCTGGAGCTCGACCAGAGCGCTCTCGACGCTGCAAGCCGGAGCCTCGACGAAGGCGCCGTGACGCCCAGCTACGGCCCATGGCGCGACGATGTCGTGAAGCTGCTGAACGACGCGCTCGCCACCGAGCTGGTGTGCGTGCTGCGCTACAAGCGCCACTACTTCACCGCCAACGGCGTCGAGTCCCCGGCGATTGCCGAAGAATTCCTGGTGCACGCCAACGAAGAATCGGCCCACGCCGACCGCATCGCCGAGCGCATCGTGCAACTGGGCGGCGAACCCGATTTCGCCCCGACGCACCTGCTGGAGCGCAGCCATGCCGGCTACGACGAATCGACCGACCTGCAGGCCATGGTGCGTGCCAACCTGGTGGCCGAGCGCATTGCCGTCGAGGCGTACCGCCAGATGATCGTGCTGATCGGCGACAAGGACCCGACAACCCGCCGCATGCTCGAAGACATTCTTTCCGACGAGGAAGAACACGCCGACGAGTTGAAGGATTGGCTCGGCCACTGA
- a CDS encoding BON domain-containing protein: protein MKKPQQPMAMPHSRAWLAVLVAGAALTLAACDKSDNRTAGEKLDSAVAKTEQAAETAAAKTGEAVKDAKAKLDASGTTSEMKEGMANVKEAAKDAGTAVSATVDDAAITASVSAGLAKDPDLSAIKINVDTKGGAVSLKGPAPTAAAKARAEEIAKGVQGVTSVSNELEVKG from the coding sequence ATGAAAAAACCCCAACAACCCATGGCCATGCCGCATTCGCGCGCATGGCTCGCCGTGCTCGTGGCCGGCGCCGCGCTGACGCTGGCGGCCTGCGACAAGTCCGACAACCGCACCGCCGGCGAGAAGCTCGACAGCGCGGTGGCCAAGACAGAACAGGCGGCGGAAACCGCCGCTGCCAAGACCGGCGAAGCCGTGAAGGACGCCAAGGCGAAGCTCGATGCCTCCGGCACCACTTCCGAGATGAAGGAAGGCATGGCCAATGTGAAGGAGGCCGCCAAGGACGCCGGCACCGCCGTGAGCGCGACGGTCGATGACGCGGCCATCACCGCGTCGGTGTCCGCGGGCCTCGCGAAGGACCCGGACCTGAGCGCGATCAAGATCAACGTCGACACCAAGGGTGGCGCGGTGAGCCTGAAGGGCCCGGCACCGACGGCAGCCGCGAAGGCCCGCGCCGAGGAAATCGCCAAGGGCGTGCAGGGCGTGACCTCGGTGAGCAACGAACTGGAAGTGAAGGGCTGA
- a CDS encoding CsbD family protein translates to MNKDQVAGRVEEAKGKLKEVTGKVVGNEKLEGEGLADQAAGKVQKTYGDVKEKAKDAIKSGADKL, encoded by the coding sequence ATGAACAAGGACCAAGTGGCAGGCCGCGTCGAAGAAGCCAAGGGCAAGCTCAAGGAAGTGACCGGCAAGGTTGTCGGCAACGAGAAGCTCGAAGGCGAAGGCCTCGCCGACCAAGCCGCCGGCAAGGTGCAGAAGACCTACGGCGACGTGAAGGAAAAGGCCAAGGACGCCATCAAGTCGGGCGCCGACAAGTTGTGA
- a CDS encoding DUF429 domain-containing protein encodes MLFGCDFSSAPTTRKPIVVAIGEMADAGSVALTALQRFATLEAWGRWLRDTPSWVGGFDFPFSLPRELVEHLKWPLEWAPLMAHYASLGRAEIRDTFAAFCAARPVGGKFAHRAADAPAGSSPSMKWVNPPVAFMLHAGVPPLVAAGASLPGLYVGSHEGRIALEAYPGLLARELIGRRSYKSDDLAKQTPERLAARTGLLAALEAGTTRLGLRLRLDADQRAELLADPRGDHIDAVLCLLQAAWGLQRAASPGPGYGLPVDFDPLEGWIVTA; translated from the coding sequence ATGCTCTTCGGCTGCGATTTTTCGAGCGCACCGACGACACGCAAACCGATCGTGGTGGCCATCGGGGAGATGGCTGATGCAGGCAGCGTCGCGCTGACCGCCCTGCAGCGCTTTGCGACACTCGAAGCTTGGGGCCGGTGGCTGCGCGATACGCCTTCGTGGGTCGGCGGCTTCGACTTCCCGTTCAGTCTGCCGCGCGAACTTGTCGAGCACCTGAAATGGCCGCTCGAGTGGGCGCCGCTGATGGCGCATTACGCGAGCCTCGGCCGCGCCGAGATCCGCGACACCTTTGCTGCCTTCTGCGCGGCACGACCCGTTGGCGGCAAGTTTGCGCATCGCGCGGCAGATGCACCCGCAGGGTCGAGCCCGTCGATGAAGTGGGTCAATCCGCCGGTCGCCTTCATGCTGCACGCCGGCGTGCCGCCGCTCGTTGCAGCCGGTGCCAGCCTGCCGGGCCTGTACGTGGGCAGCCACGAGGGCCGCATCGCGCTGGAGGCTTACCCGGGCCTGCTGGCGCGCGAGCTGATCGGCCGCCGCAGCTACAAGAGCGACGACCTTGCGAAGCAGACGCCCGAGCGCCTTGCGGCCCGCACCGGCCTGCTCGCCGCACTCGAGGCGGGCACGACGCGGCTCGGCCTGCGGCTCCGGCTCGATGCCGATCAGCGCGCCGAATTGCTGGCCGACCCGCGCGGCGATCACATTGATGCGGTGCTGTGTCTCCTGCAGGCCGCCTGGGGCCTGCAGCGCGCCGCAAGCCCCGGTCCGGGCTACGGATTGCCCGTGGATTTCGATCCGCTGGAGGGATGGATCGTCACGGCTTGA
- a CDS encoding EamA family transporter: MPLSAFALILLAGVIHASWNIAAKKANGDARFAFQSGVFMALVWAPVGITLGWSVVPTWGMKEWGFIALSGVLHVFYYVILLRGYRKSDLTVVYPLARGSGPLLSSLVAILFLGEKISLVGVAGIFGVVLGVFLVAGGPRLFHRKHDPIQRERVQKGIRYGVLTGAFIAAYTVTDSYAVKFLAMSPILLDYMSNFVRLALLLPAALQDRATTARMWREQWKYALLVAAISPVSYVLVLYAVQQAPISHVAPAREVSMLFAALIGGHLLREGDRLLRLLGALFIAAGVVALALG, translated from the coding sequence GTGCCGCTTTCCGCCTTCGCACTGATCCTGCTGGCCGGGGTCATCCACGCCAGCTGGAACATCGCCGCCAAGAAGGCGAACGGCGACGCGCGCTTCGCGTTCCAGAGCGGTGTGTTCATGGCCCTGGTGTGGGCGCCCGTGGGCATCACGCTCGGCTGGAGCGTCGTGCCGACCTGGGGCATGAAGGAGTGGGGCTTCATCGCGCTGAGCGGCGTGCTGCACGTCTTCTATTACGTCATTCTTCTGCGCGGCTACCGCAAGTCGGACCTCACGGTGGTCTACCCGCTGGCGCGCGGTTCGGGGCCGCTGCTGTCTTCGCTGGTGGCGATCCTGTTCCTCGGCGAGAAGATCAGCTTGGTCGGCGTGGCCGGCATCTTCGGCGTGGTGCTCGGCGTGTTCCTGGTGGCCGGCGGTCCGCGCCTCTTTCACAGGAAGCACGACCCCATCCAGCGCGAACGTGTGCAGAAAGGTATCCGCTACGGGGTGCTGACGGGCGCCTTCATCGCGGCCTACACGGTGACCGACAGCTATGCGGTCAAGTTCCTCGCGATGTCGCCGATCCTGCTCGATTACATGAGCAACTTCGTGCGTCTCGCGCTGCTGCTCCCCGCCGCGCTGCAGGACCGCGCGACGACCGCGCGCATGTGGCGGGAGCAGTGGAAGTACGCGCTGCTGGTGGCGGCGATCAGCCCGGTGTCCTATGTGCTCGTGCTCTATGCGGTGCAGCAGGCGCCGATCTCGCATGTCGCGCCGGCGCGCGAGGTGTCGATGCTGTTCGCCGCGTTGATCGGCGGGCACTTGCTGCGCGAAGGCGACCGGCTGTTGCGGCTGCTGGGCGCGCTCTTCATCGCCGCGGGCGTCGTGGCGCTCGCGCTGGGCTGA